In a single window of the Agromyces sp. H17E-10 genome:
- a CDS encoding TraR/DksA family transcriptional regulator: MTPAQLERFQARLLAERADAQERAAEFDDQMSEVRHARSEASADDEHDPEGPTMTQEWSQRTAVLADVQSELAEIDHALARIADGTYGVCARCGKRITVARLDARPTATLCIDCARLER; the protein is encoded by the coding sequence ATGACCCCGGCTCAGCTCGAGAGGTTCCAGGCCCGGCTGCTCGCCGAGCGCGCCGACGCCCAGGAGCGCGCCGCAGAGTTCGACGACCAGATGAGCGAGGTGCGCCACGCCCGCTCCGAGGCGAGCGCCGACGACGAGCACGACCCCGAGGGCCCGACGATGACGCAGGAGTGGTCGCAGCGCACCGCCGTGCTCGCCGACGTGCAGTCGGAGCTCGCCGAGATCGACCACGCGCTCGCCCGCATCGCCGACGGAACCTACGGCGTCTGCGCGAGGTGCGGCAAGCGCATCACCGTCGCCCGCCTCGACGCCCGTCCGACCGCGACGCTCTGCATCGACTGCGCCCGCCTCGAGCGGTGA
- a CDS encoding IPT/TIG domain-containing protein — MPFARARIATDRKRRGAHRAADPRGRRAIRWLAAVGVVALTAGGGAISAQAAPGDSSYAEGQFLSGSLLDFVDLSAIAGIDGETASSDGVTPETNSTNLDLTALSLLNVDIGGGVQIPLNFANAGVVGQYASAQTDGSSIGASGLISDSGAIGTGITPAPGVAPGPLSIDLADLLGPEFAATISDLDVTLGAISANASATQGGVPVGDYEIASATVVVDSPIVEGITGTVDAAVADLDTAVDGLAGPDGSLVDGVLSAVDSVLAVGGLGTASATVTVDLQAAVDGVLAVPLDSGGGVVIDLEDGTITLDLDQLVGGLNSLDPSTELLSSAVLTEVTTQVAGLIDGLVDDLDAAVTNALNNAAVSVNVNVNAAGLVPLVNVTVTGTLLQIANGTATVGITALGVLPITGLTPAVVLGTLGPIVDAVIDPDTGALGTFLTTLTNDVLNPVIDDLNPALLLINTLVSLLANVQEPSPGVAGQVFQETALRLSLLPTTIVPELLELDLARALVGPNLVAPVLTTLTPDEGPTDGGTLVTIDGTALGDATAVTIGGASVTFNQVSASQITFTTPPHAAGTVDVVVTTPAGVSGPLPFTYVPAPVLTTLTPDEGPTAGNTLVTIEGTNLAGATAVTVDGASVGFTQVDDTHVTFSTPAHAAGPVDVTVTTAGGESDPLTFTYIPAPVLTDLDPDAGPVAGGTPVTINGTDLAGASEVTVDGVSVPFTQVSDTQITFTTPAHAAGPVDVVVTTPGGESNALPFTYFDVPVLTSLTPDEGPAAGGTLVTIDGTALGGATQVTVDGVSVPFTQVSDTQITFTTEPHAAGPVDVVVTTPGGASDPLEFTYLPGPVIDALDPDAGPVAGGTPVTITGTDLAGATEVTVDGVPVPFTQVSDTEITFETPAHAAGAVDVVVTTGGGESNALPFTYYDVPAIVTLAPDEGPTAGGTIVTVTGTDLAGTTDLTIDGVSVPFTQVDDTTVAFETPPHAAGTVDVIVTTPGGESNPLPFTYVPAPVLTSLAPDEGPVAGGTPVTITGTDLAGATEVTVDGVSVPFTPVSDTEVTFETPAHAAGPVNVVVVTAGGPSNALPFTYFDVPVLTSLDPDEGPTAGGTLVTIDGTALGGATQVTVDGVSVPFTQVSDTEITFETLPHAAGPVDVTVTTPGGESDPLPFTYVPAPVLTALAPDEGPVAGGTPVTITGTDLAGATEVTVDGVSVPFTQVSDTEITFETPAHAAGAVDVVVTTPGGESNALPFTYFDVPVLTSLDPDEGPTAGGTLVTIDGTALGGATEVTVDGVSVLFTQVSDTQITFTTEPHAAGPVDVTVTTPGGESDPLTFTYVPAPALTALTPDEGPVAGGTPVTITGTDLAGATEVTVDGVSVPFTQVSDTEITFETPAHAAGPVDVVVTTPGGDSNALPFTYFDMPVLTSLTPDEGPAAGGTLVTIDGTALGGATEVTVDGVSVPFTQVSDTQITFTTEPHAAGPVDVVVTTPGGASDPLEFTYLPGPVIDALDPDAGPVAGGTPVTITGTDLAGATEVTVDGVPVPFTQVSDTEITFETPAHAAGAVDVVVTTGGGESNALPFTYYDVPTLTALDPDQGPIAGGTIVTVTGTALSGATELTVDGVPVPFTPVSDTMIVFTTPPHAAGPVDVIVSTPGGESGPLTFTYFATPALTSLDPDAGPVAGGTPVTITGTALGGATEVTVDGVPVAFTPVSDTEITFTTPAHVAGAVDVVVTTPGGDSNALPFTYVALPAITALVPDEGPTAGGTIVTVTGTNLGGTTELTIGGVSVPFTQVDDTTVAFQTPSHAAGPVDVVVTTPGGSSNPLPFTYVPAPVLTLLDPDEGPVAGGTPVTITGTDLAGATEVTVDGVPVAFSQVSGTEIDFTTPAHAAGAVNVVVTTAGGPSNALPFTFVAAPVLTALAPDAGPVAGGTPVTITGTALGGATAVTVDGVPVAFTQVSDTEITFTTPAHAAGEVDVVVTTAGGASNALPFEYVPAPILTGLAPDQGPSAGGTPVTITGTDLGGATEVTIDGVPVPFVQVSDTEITFTTPAHIPGTADVVVTTAGGDSNALPYLYIVAAGLDTLSPDEGPTAGGTLVTISGSDLADASGVTVDGAPVAFTQVSDTEVTFTTPPHAAGTVDVVVTTPGGASNALPFTYVPAPVLDALEPDAGPIAGGTAVTITGTDLGDATGVTIGGVPVPFTQVSDTEITFVTPAHVAGPADVVVTTVGGESNALPFTFVAVPALTSLAPDEGPASGGTVVTITGADLGDASEVTVDGVEVPFTQVSDTEITFVTPPHAAGAVDVVVTTPGGASGPLEFTYLPAAIDDVEPPTGPAAGGTEVTIAGQCFTGATDVLFGDTPATSFEVVDDGTIVAVAPAGTGVVDITVVGSEQCGEANLPDAFTYQPTPTPAPTPGAPSGGMAATGIDLIGPLALGGGVLLLGLGMLLVVRRRSARS, encoded by the coding sequence ATGCCGTTCGCGCGCGCCCGCATTGCCACCGACCGGAAGCGCCGCGGCGCACACCGGGCAGCCGACCCGCGGGGGAGGCGGGCGATTCGCTGGCTCGCCGCGGTCGGCGTCGTCGCGCTGACCGCCGGGGGCGGCGCGATCTCGGCACAGGCCGCGCCGGGAGACTCGTCATACGCCGAGGGGCAGTTCCTCTCCGGGTCGCTGCTCGACTTCGTCGACCTCAGCGCCATCGCCGGCATCGACGGCGAGACCGCGTCGAGCGACGGCGTCACGCCCGAGACGAACTCGACGAACCTCGATCTCACGGCGCTCTCCCTGCTCAATGTCGACATCGGCGGCGGGGTGCAGATTCCGCTGAACTTCGCGAACGCCGGCGTCGTCGGCCAGTATGCGAGCGCGCAGACCGACGGTTCCTCGATCGGCGCCTCGGGGCTCATCTCCGACTCCGGCGCGATCGGCACCGGGATCACGCCCGCCCCCGGCGTCGCGCCCGGACCCCTGAGCATCGACCTCGCCGACCTTCTCGGCCCGGAGTTCGCCGCCACGATCTCCGACCTCGACGTGACCCTCGGGGCCATCAGCGCCAACGCCTCCGCAACCCAAGGCGGAGTGCCCGTGGGCGACTACGAGATCGCGAGTGCGACGGTCGTGGTCGACAGCCCGATCGTCGAGGGCATCACCGGCACGGTGGACGCTGCCGTCGCTGACCTGGACACCGCGGTCGACGGGCTCGCCGGACCGGACGGGTCGCTCGTCGACGGCGTGCTCTCGGCGGTCGACAGCGTGCTCGCCGTGGGCGGACTCGGAACCGCCTCCGCCACCGTCACGGTCGACCTGCAGGCCGCGGTCGACGGCGTGCTCGCCGTGCCGCTCGACTCCGGCGGCGGCGTGGTGATCGACCTCGAGGACGGCACCATCACGCTCGACCTCGATCAGTTGGTGGGCGGGCTCAACTCGCTCGACCCGAGCACCGAGCTGCTCTCGAGCGCAGTGCTCACCGAGGTCACGACGCAGGTTGCCGGGCTCATCGACGGACTCGTCGACGACCTCGACGCGGCGGTGACCAATGCGCTCAACAACGCGGCGGTCAGCGTGAACGTCAACGTGAACGCGGCCGGCCTCGTTCCCCTCGTGAACGTGACGGTCACCGGCACGCTGCTGCAGATCGCGAACGGCACCGCGACCGTCGGCATCACCGCTCTGGGCGTGCTGCCCATCACCGGCCTCACGCCGGCCGTCGTGCTCGGCACCCTCGGCCCGATCGTCGACGCGGTGATCGACCCCGACACCGGTGCACTCGGCACCTTCCTCACCACGCTGACGAACGACGTGCTCAACCCGGTCATCGACGACCTGAACCCCGCGCTGCTGCTCATCAACACCCTCGTCTCGCTGCTCGCGAACGTGCAGGAGCCCTCACCCGGTGTTGCAGGCCAGGTCTTCCAGGAGACGGCACTGCGACTGAGCCTGCTGCCCACGACGATCGTGCCGGAGCTGCTCGAACTCGACCTGGCCCGTGCACTCGTCGGCCCGAACCTCGTCGCCCCCGTACTGACGACGCTCACACCCGACGAAGGGCCGACGGACGGCGGCACGCTCGTCACGATCGACGGCACCGCGCTCGGCGATGCGACGGCCGTCACCATCGGTGGAGCTTCCGTGACGTTCAACCAGGTGAGCGCGTCGCAGATCACGTTCACGACGCCACCGCACGCCGCGGGCACGGTCGACGTGGTCGTGACCACTCCCGCCGGGGTTTCCGGGCCGCTGCCGTTCACCTACGTGCCGGCGCCGGTGCTCACGACGCTCACCCCTGACGAAGGACCGACGGCGGGCAACACGCTCGTCACGATCGAGGGCACGAACCTCGCCGGCGCGACCGCGGTGACCGTCGACGGCGCCTCCGTCGGCTTCACGCAGGTCGACGACACGCATGTGACGTTCTCGACCCCGGCGCATGCCGCCGGTCCCGTCGACGTGACGGTCACGACTGCCGGTGGTGAGAGTGATCCGCTCACGTTCACGTACATTCCGGCGCCGGTGCTGACCGACCTCGATCCTGATGCAGGTCCGGTCGCCGGCGGCACACCGGTGACGATCAACGGCACCGATCTGGCGGGTGCGAGCGAGGTGACGGTGGACGGGGTGTCGGTGCCGTTCACGCAGGTGAGTGACACGCAGATCACGTTCACGACGCCTGCGCACGCGGCCGGCCCGGTCGACGTGGTCGTGACCACGCCTGGTGGTGAGAGCAACGCGTTGCCGTTCACGTACTTCGATGTGCCGGTGCTGACGAGCCTCACCCCTGATGAGGGTCCGGCTGCGGGTGGCACACTCGTGACGATCGACGGCACCGCGCTCGGCGGTGCGACGCAGGTGACGGTGGACGGGGTGTCGGTGCCGTTCACGCAGGTGAGCGACACGCAGATCACGTTCACGACCGAGCCGCATGCGGCGGGCCCGGTCGACGTGGTGGTGACGACGCCCGGCGGTGCGAGCGATCCGCTCGAGTTCACCTACCTCCCCGGCCCGGTGATCGATGCCCTCGATCCTGACGCGGGTCCGGTCGCGGGCGGCACGCCGGTGACGATCACGGGAACCGACCTGGCGGGGGCGACCGAGGTCACGGTCGACGGGGTGCCGGTGCCGTTCACCCAGGTGAGCGACACGGAGATCACGTTCGAGACGCCGGCGCATGCGGCGGGTGCGGTGGACGTCGTCGTGACCACGGGCGGCGGCGAGAGCAACGCCCTGCCGTTCACGTATTACGACGTGCCGGCGATCGTCACGCTCGCACCCGATGAGGGTCCGACTGCCGGTGGCACGATCGTGACGGTCACGGGTACTGACCTCGCGGGTACGACGGACCTGACGATCGATGGGGTGTCGGTGCCGTTCACGCAGGTGGACGACACGACGGTGGCGTTCGAGACCCCGCCGCACGCGGCGGGCACGGTCGATGTGATCGTGACGACGCCGGGCGGTGAGAGCAACCCGCTGCCGTTCACCTACGTGCCGGCGCCGGTACTGACGTCGTTGGCCCCTGATGAGGGCCCGGTCGCTGGCGGCACGCCGGTGACGATCACGGGAACCGACTTGGCGGGTGCGACCGAGGTCACGGTCGACGGGGTGTCGGTGCCGTTCACCCCGGTGAGCGACACGGAGGTCACGTTCGAGACGCCGGCCCACGCCGCGGGTCCGGTGAACGTGGTCGTCGTGACCGCGGGCGGGCCGAGCAACGCGCTGCCGTTCACGTACTTCGATGTGCCGGTGTTGACGTCGCTGGATCCCGATGAGGGGCCGACCGCGGGTGGCACGCTCGTGACGATCGACGGCACCGCGCTCGGTGGTGCGACGCAGGTGACGGTCGACGGGGTGTCGGTGCCGTTCACGCAGGTGAGTGACACGGAGATCACGTTCGAGACCCTGCCGCACGCGGCGGGGCCGGTGGATGTCACGGTCACGACTCCGGGCGGTGAGAGCGATCCGCTGCCGTTCACCTACGTGCCGGCGCCGGTGCTGACGGCGTTGGCCCCTGATGAGGGTCCGGTCGCGGGCGGCACGCCGGTGACGATCACCGGCACCGACCTGGCGGGTGCGACCGAGGTCACGGTCGACGGGGTGTCGGTGCCGTTCACCCAGGTGAGCGATACGGAGATCACGTTCGAGACACCGGCCCACGCGGCCGGCGCGGTCGACGTGGTCGTGACCACGCCCGGTGGTGAGAGCAACGCGTTGCCGTTCACGTACTTCGATGTGCCGGTGTTGACGTCGCTGGATCCCGATGAGGGGCCGACCGCGGGCGGCACGCTCGTGACGATCGACGGCACCGCGCTCGGCGGTGCGACCGAGGTCACGGTCGACGGGGTGTCCGTGCTGTTCACGCAGGTGAGCGACACGCAGATCACGTTCACGACCGAGCCGCACGCGGCGGGACCGGTGGATGTCACGGTCACGACTCCGGGCGGTGAGAGCGATCCGCTCACGTTCACCTACGTGCCGGCGCCGGCGCTCACGGCGCTCACGCCCGATGAGGGCCCGGTCGCGGGCGGCACGCCGGTGACGATCACGGGAACCGACCTCGCGGGGGCGACCGAGGTCACGGTCGACGGGGTGTCGGTGCCGTTCACCCAGGTGAGCGATACGGAGATCACGTTCGAGACACCGGCCCACGCGGCCGGCCCGGTCGACGTGGTGGTCACGACGCCGGGCGGGGACAGCAACGCGTTGCCGTTCACCTATTTCGACATGCCGGTGCTGACGAGCCTCACCCCTGATGAGGGTCCGGCTGCGGGCGGCACGCTCGTGACGATCGACGGCACCGCGCTCGGCGGTGCGACCGAGGTCACGGTCGACGGGGTGTCCGTGCCGTTCACGCAGGTGAGCGACACGCAGATCACGTTCACGACCGAGCCGCACGCGGCGGGACCGGTCGACGTCGTGGTGACGACGCCCGGCGGTGCGAGCGACCCGCTCGAGTTCACCTACCTCCCCGGCCCGGTGATCGATGCCCTCGATCCTGACGCGGGTCCGGTCGCGGGCGGCACGCCGGTGACGATCACGGGAACCGACCTCGCGGGGGCGACCGAGGTCACGGTCGACGGGGTGCCGGTGCCGTTCACCCAGGTCAGTGACACGGAGATCACGTTCGAGACACCGGCCCACGCGGCCGGCGCGGTCGACGTCGTCGTGACCACGGGCGGCGGTGAGAGCAACGCCCTGCCGTTCACGTACTACGACGTGCCCACGCTCACGGCGCTCGATCCCGATCAGGGCCCGATTGCGGGTGGAACCATCGTCACCGTCACGGGTACCGCGCTCAGCGGTGCGACCGAGCTGACGGTCGACGGCGTCCCCGTGCCCTTCACCCCGGTGAGTGACACGATGATCGTGTTCACGACGCCACCGCATGCCGCGGGGCCGGTCGACGTCATCGTCAGCACCCCCGGTGGCGAAAGCGGGCCGCTCACCTTCACCTACTTCGCTACGCCGGCGCTGACGAGTCTCGACCCGGACGCGGGCCCGGTGGCGGGTGGCACCCCGGTGACGATCACGGGTACGGCCCTCGGCGGTGCGACGGAGGTCACGGTCGATGGTGTGCCGGTGGCGTTCACGCCGGTGAGCGACACCGAGATCACCTTCACGACGCCGGCGCATGTCGCGGGTGCGGTCGACGTAGTCGTGACGACGCCGGGCGGTGACAGCAATGCGTTGCCGTTCACCTACGTCGCACTGCCGGCGATCACGGCGCTCGTGCCCGATGAGGGCCCGACGGCGGGGGGCACGATCGTGACCGTCACGGGCACGAACCTCGGTGGCACGACGGAGCTCACCATCGGCGGGGTGTCGGTGCCGTTCACCCAGGTGGACGACACGACCGTCGCATTCCAGACGCCGTCGCACGCAGCCGGCCCCGTCGACGTCGTCGTGACGACGCCCGGCGGGTCGAGCAATCCGCTGCCGTTCACGTACGTGCCGGCGCCGGTGCTCACGCTCCTCGACCCCGACGAGGGCCCCGTAGCGGGCGGTACCCCGGTGACGATCACCGGCACCGACCTCGCGGGAGCGACCGAGGTGACGGTCGACGGTGTGCCGGTGGCGTTCAGCCAGGTCAGCGGAACCGAGATCGACTTCACGACGCCGGCCCACGCGGCCGGAGCGGTCAACGTGGTCGTGACGACCGCGGGAGGACCGAGCAACGCGCTGCCGTTCACGTTCGTGGCGGCACCGGTCCTCACCGCTCTCGCGCCGGACGCCGGCCCGGTCGCCGGTGGAACGCCCGTCACGATCACGGGCACCGCACTCGGCGGCGCCACCGCCGTGACCGTCGACGGGGTGCCCGTGGCCTTCACGCAGGTGAGCGACACGGAGATCACCTTCACGACCCCGGCGCACGCCGCGGGTGAGGTCGATGTGGTCGTGACGACCGCAGGCGGTGCCAGCAACGCGCTGCCGTTCGAGTACGTGCCGGCGCCCATCCTCACCGGCCTCGCGCCGGACCAGGGGCCGTCGGCCGGCGGGACGCCGGTGACGATCACGGGAACCGACCTGGGCGGTGCGACCGAGGTGACGATCGATGGGGTGCCGGTGCCTTTCGTGCAGGTGAGCGACACCGAAATCACCTTCACGACCCCGGCACACATCCCGGGGACGGCCGACGTGGTCGTGACGACGGCGGGCGGCGACAGCAACGCGCTGCCGTACCTCTACATCGTCGCCGCGGGCCTCGACACCCTCTCGCCCGACGAAGGACCGACGGCGGGCGGCACGCTCGTCACGATCAGCGGCTCCGATCTCGCGGACGCGTCGGGGGTGACGGTCGACGGAGCGCCGGTGGCCTTCACGCAGGTGAGCGATACGGAGGTGACGTTCACGACTCCGCCGCACGCCGCCGGCACGGTCGACGTGGTCGTCACCACTCCTGGCGGGGCGAGCAACGCGCTGCCGTTCACCTACGTACCGGCTCCCGTGCTCGACGCCCTCGAGCCTGACGCGGGGCCGATCGCGGGCGGCACCGCCGTGACGATCACCGGCACCGATCTCGGTGACGCGACCGGCGTGACGATCGGCGGAGTCCCCGTGCCGTTCACGCAGGTCAGCGACACGGAGATCACGTTCGTGACCCCGGCGCACGTGGCCGGCCCCGCCGATGTCGTCGTGACGACCGTCGGCGGCGAGAGCAACGCGCTGCCGTTCACGTTCGTCGCCGTTCCGGCGCTCACGAGCCTCGCCCCCGACGAGGGGCCCGCCAGCGGCGGCACGGTCGTCACCATCACGGGCGCCGATCTCGGGGATGCCTCGGAAGTGACGGTCGACGGGGTTGAGGTGCCGTTCACCCAGGTGAGCGACACCGAGATCACGTTCGTCACCCCGCCGCACGCCGCCGGGGCGGTCGACGTGGTGGTCACGACGCCGGGCGGCGCGAGCGGCCCGCTCGAGTTCACCTATCTGCCGGCGGCGATCGACGACGTCGAGCCTCCGACGGGACCCGCCGCAGGCGGAACCGAGGTCACGATCGCCGGCCAGTGCTTCACCGGCGCGACCGATGTGCTCTTCGGCGACACCCCGGCGACCTCGTTCGAGGTGGTCGATGACGGCACGATCGTCGCGGTGGCCCCGGCGGGCACGGGAGTCGTCGACATCACCGTCGTCGGCAGCGAGCAGTGCGGCGAGGCGAACCTGCCCGACGCGTTCACCTACCAGCCGACGCCGACCCCGGCGCCCACGCCGGGCGCGCCGTCCGGCGGCATGGCGGCGACGGGCATCGACCTGATCGGTCCGCTCGCACTCGGCGGCGGGGTGCTCCTGCTCGGGCTCGGGATGCTGCTCGTGGTGCGTCGCCGCTCGGCTCGCTCCTGA
- a CDS encoding MFS transporter, whose translation MSVEVAAGDASIEADAATEAARGARDAASTPAGSVETPRRRIPLLANLAAALFSRGGNAIALVALPIIALQQTGSPLAAGVVGVFATVPLVIGGAFGGVLVDRFGYRVSSIVADLASAVTVLAIPVLHATVGLPFPVLLALVFLGGLLDPPGDTAKTSMTPDLAALARWPIERAAGAQSAVERSAMMLGAGTAGALVALLGPMPALYIDAAGFAVSALLVAGLIPRWDRVRAAEPAAHVVPATDGGSTALPGVVDAAGPEPSATGTGGFMEGLRFVASSPLLRSIVLLVTFTNAIDAAGMTVLKPLYATDVLGDPAQLGFMMGCFAAGALTGSIVFGAVGHRFSGRALFAACFMVAGTVPYLTMALGAPAPVLLPVLALSGFAAGAINPMISTAMYALIPDGMRARVFGVTTAGVAATMPLGAFLGGLAAEQAGLVPTLVACAALYLVLASSPLYLRSFRGLASME comes from the coding sequence ATGAGCGTCGAGGTCGCCGCCGGCGATGCGTCGATCGAGGCGGATGCCGCGACCGAGGCCGCTCGCGGGGCGCGAGACGCCGCGTCGACCCCCGCCGGCTCGGTCGAGACGCCGCGCCGTCGCATCCCGCTGCTGGCCAACCTCGCTGCGGCGCTGTTCTCGCGCGGCGGCAACGCGATCGCGCTCGTCGCCCTGCCGATCATCGCACTGCAGCAGACGGGGTCGCCGCTCGCCGCCGGTGTCGTCGGCGTGTTCGCGACCGTGCCGCTCGTGATCGGGGGCGCCTTCGGCGGCGTGCTCGTCGACCGGTTCGGCTACCGCGTCTCGTCGATCGTCGCCGACCTCGCGAGCGCGGTCACGGTGCTCGCGATCCCGGTGCTGCACGCGACCGTCGGGCTGCCGTTCCCCGTGCTGCTCGCCCTCGTCTTCCTCGGCGGGCTGCTCGACCCGCCCGGCGACACCGCGAAGACGTCGATGACGCCCGACCTGGCTGCGCTCGCCCGCTGGCCGATCGAGCGTGCGGCGGGCGCGCAGTCGGCCGTCGAGCGCTCGGCGATGATGCTCGGCGCGGGCACCGCGGGCGCGCTCGTCGCACTGCTCGGGCCGATGCCCGCGCTCTACATCGACGCGGCGGGCTTCGCGGTCTCGGCGCTGCTCGTGGCGGGGCTCATCCCGCGCTGGGACCGTGTGCGGGCGGCGGAACCGGCCGCCCACGTGGTGCCGGCGACCGACGGCGGGTCCACGGCGCTTCCGGGCGTCGTCGACGCCGCCGGTCCCGAGCCCTCGGCCACGGGCACCGGCGGGTTCATGGAGGGGCTCCGCTTCGTGGCATCCTCGCCGCTGCTGCGCTCGATCGTGCTGCTCGTCACGTTCACGAACGCGATCGACGCCGCCGGAATGACGGTGCTCAAGCCGCTCTACGCGACCGACGTGCTCGGCGACCCCGCCCAACTGGGATTCATGATGGGGTGCTTCGCGGCCGGCGCCCTCACCGGATCGATCGTGTTCGGGGCCGTCGGCCACCGGTTCTCGGGGCGCGCCCTGTTCGCGGCGTGCTTCATGGTCGCCGGCACCGTGCCGTACCTGACGATGGCCCTCGGGGCGCCCGCACCGGTGCTGCTGCCCGTGCTCGCCCTGTCGGGGTTCGCGGCCGGAGCGATCAATCCGATGATCTCGACGGCCATGTACGCCCTGATCCCCGACGGCATGCGCGCCCGGGTGTTCGGGGTGACGACGGCCGGCGTGGCGGCGACCATGCCGCTCGGCGCGTTCCTCGGCGGTCTCGCGGCCGAGCAGGCGGGACTCGTGCCGACGCTGGTGGCGTGCGCCGCGCTGTATCTGGTGCTCGCGTCGTCGCCGCTGTACCTGCGATCGTTCCGTGGGCTGGCTTCGATGGAATGA
- a CDS encoding helix-turn-helix domain-containing protein: protein MSEHEKSIDLRDAGAMRAMAHPLRLRILGLLRMHGPQSTGMLAEATGAASGSISYHLSTLAKHGFVEAAPDLGRDGRERWWRAAHEVTSLNAESYLDDPDRREAAEAMRRTVVDAYHRELLEAIDADYSLEPEWIAASDSSDGGAQLTLDEFRELTADLAAVRDKWWAVGREPRPGTRAVRWITHTFPRTEQ, encoded by the coding sequence ATGAGCGAGCACGAGAAGTCCATCGACCTGCGCGACGCGGGGGCGATGCGCGCCATGGCCCACCCGTTGCGGCTGCGCATCCTGGGTCTCCTGCGCATGCACGGGCCGCAGTCGACCGGCATGCTCGCCGAGGCGACCGGCGCCGCGTCGGGATCGATCAGCTACCACCTGTCGACGCTCGCGAAGCACGGCTTCGTCGAGGCCGCACCCGACCTCGGCCGCGACGGGCGTGAACGCTGGTGGCGCGCGGCGCACGAGGTGACGAGCCTCAACGCCGAGAGCTACCTCGACGACCCCGACCGCCGCGAGGCCGCAGAGGCGATGCGCCGCACCGTCGTCGACGCGTACCACCGTGAACTGCTCGAAGCGATCGACGCCGATTACTCGCTCGAACCCGAATGGATCGCCGCCTCCGACTCGAGCGACGGCGGGGCGCAGCTCACCCTCGACGAGTTCCGCGAGCTCACCGCCGACCTCGCCGCGGTGCGCGACAAGTGGTGGGCGGTCGGTCGCGAGCCCCGGCCCGGCACCCGAGCGGTGCGCTGGATCACCCACACCTTCCCGAGGACCGAGCAATGA